A stretch of Microbacterium sp. 4R-513 DNA encodes these proteins:
- a CDS encoding GDP-mannose--glycolipid 4-beta-D-mannosyltransferase, with protein sequence MTTTTTTREHVRVLHSLAPPDGTTKFVDQMTEGAPADVDVAYFSWKRALKGDYDVLHLHWPEFLLRGRTARVRLGKRQAMRATLALARLRRVPIVRTVHNLHPHEEGSRAEQKLLATVDRRTDVFIRLNPTTELEPWMSGVTILHGHYRDRFAHYAGAEREPGLVLYFGIIRPYKNVEKLIEVFGERERPGQRLRVVGSPSADLGERILALAAANDSVSTNLSFVEDAQLVREIGAATLVVLPYAEMHNSGAALVALSLDRPILVPRTPSNTALAEEAGAEWVMQYDGDLTDAILTAAAAAAERIPAGARPRLEGRDWDEVGRRHRDVYRSALAKRRGKGQ encoded by the coding sequence ATGACCACCACGACGACCACCCGCGAACACGTGCGCGTGCTGCACTCCCTCGCCCCGCCGGACGGCACCACGAAGTTCGTCGACCAGATGACCGAGGGCGCGCCGGCGGATGTCGACGTCGCGTACTTCTCGTGGAAGCGTGCGCTCAAAGGCGACTACGACGTGCTGCACCTGCACTGGCCGGAGTTCCTGCTGCGCGGCCGCACCGCGCGCGTGCGCCTCGGCAAGCGCCAGGCGATGCGGGCGACGCTCGCCCTCGCGCGGCTGCGCCGCGTGCCCATCGTCCGCACGGTGCACAACCTGCATCCGCACGAGGAGGGCTCGCGGGCCGAGCAGAAGCTGCTCGCGACCGTCGACCGGCGGACGGATGTCTTCATCCGCCTGAACCCGACGACCGAGCTCGAGCCGTGGATGTCGGGCGTCACGATCCTGCACGGCCACTACCGCGACCGCTTCGCGCACTACGCCGGGGCCGAACGGGAGCCCGGACTCGTCCTCTATTTCGGCATCATCCGTCCCTACAAGAACGTCGAGAAGCTCATCGAGGTGTTCGGCGAGCGCGAGCGTCCGGGGCAGCGCCTGCGGGTTGTGGGATCGCCGTCCGCCGACCTTGGCGAGCGGATCCTCGCCCTCGCCGCAGCGAACGACTCCGTCTCGACCAACCTCAGCTTCGTCGAGGACGCGCAGCTCGTCCGCGAGATCGGGGCCGCGACGCTCGTCGTGCTGCCCTACGCCGAGATGCACAACTCGGGTGCGGCGCTGGTCGCCCTGTCGCTCGATCGGCCGATCCTCGTGCCGCGCACCCCCTCCAACACCGCCCTCGCGGAGGAAGCCGGAGCCGAGTGGGTCATGCAGTACGACGGCGACCTCACCGACGCGATCCTCACCGCTGCCGCGGCCGCCGCGGAGCGGATCCCTGCCGGCGCACGCCCGCGCCTCGAGGGCCGCGACTGGGACGAAGTCGGGCGCCGGCACCGTGACGTCTACCGGAGCGCCCTCGCGAAGCGGCGCGGGAAGGGTCAGTGA
- a CDS encoding DUF4062 domain-containing protein: MAARPAIRTPDQRLRVFVSSTLKELEPERRAVRTAIESLQLAPVMFELGARPHPPRELYRSYLAQSDVFVGIYGERYGWIAPEETVSGLEDEYALSGDLPHLMYVKEPAPAREERLEELLDRIREDDRSSYKSFSTPEELAELVRGDLATLLAERFDATRAAASVAAEAADAPDIPAPYSAIVGREAEQRDVLALLTQPGVRLVTLVGPGGIGKSRLAIEIADTVAESGRDVAFALLEAVTSPERVIIAIARALGVRDAGGEGSLEDRVVTAIGDRDVLLVVDNMEHVLAAADLLVRLITEAPRLQLLVTSRSPLRLRAERVYEVGPLTVPAEGAAGAGAEASAVRLFEERAAAVRPGFRVTPENSAAVAAICRAVDGVPLAIELAAARVRSLSVEEILERLDSALTLLVGGARDLPPRQRALRSTMEWSFQLLDEDARAALQTLSAFTGSFSLASAEAVLETVGAADPLSALEALVDASLVASSDRRGTTVFRLLSLVRAYAHETMTPEHAETVARAWIDRYRALATDAAAAIRGHDQAEWLDLLDVETENLAGVARAMLDRRELDEAGAYLWSLYLYLWIGGYLGVVLGWTTELLAIAEREQRPLAMQTRAVAEYYTNAIRYWQDPAFDTAPGMTRSRDLFTEAGDVFGTALARVSLALALLTAAGGADFGRARSELEQSLAEFRSASDAWGHAMALVMLGRIDMLQGDLAGARERFDESLRLASAQGERLGIVIAINHRGWSSFLAGDLEAARRDFTDGMDISLALRHDESLAYGLESLVALAAAAGDVRRAGLLLGAAQTVRRRKGFLNPGAFEFYMVPVKALRDSGHGAELDRAVAEGSELSLAEALEYIRG; the protein is encoded by the coding sequence ATGGCCGCACGGCCCGCGATCCGCACTCCCGATCAGCGCCTCCGCGTCTTCGTGAGCTCCACGTTGAAGGAACTCGAGCCGGAGCGCCGCGCGGTGCGCACCGCGATCGAGTCGCTGCAGCTCGCGCCGGTCATGTTCGAGCTCGGCGCGCGGCCGCACCCGCCGCGGGAGCTCTACCGCTCGTACCTCGCGCAGAGCGACGTCTTCGTCGGCATCTACGGCGAGCGCTACGGCTGGATCGCGCCGGAAGAGACGGTGTCGGGCCTCGAGGACGAGTACGCCCTCTCCGGGGACCTCCCCCACCTGATGTACGTGAAGGAGCCGGCCCCGGCCCGCGAGGAGCGGCTCGAGGAGCTGCTCGACCGCATCCGCGAGGACGACCGCAGCTCGTACAAGTCCTTCTCGACGCCGGAGGAGCTCGCGGAGCTCGTGCGCGGCGACCTGGCGACGCTCCTCGCCGAGCGCTTCGATGCGACGCGGGCCGCGGCATCCGTCGCCGCCGAGGCGGCCGACGCACCCGACATCCCGGCCCCCTATTCGGCCATCGTCGGACGCGAGGCCGAGCAGCGCGACGTCCTGGCGCTGCTGACCCAGCCCGGAGTGCGGCTGGTCACGCTCGTCGGGCCCGGCGGCATCGGCAAGTCCCGCCTCGCGATCGAGATCGCCGACACCGTCGCCGAGAGCGGGCGGGACGTGGCCTTCGCGCTCCTCGAGGCGGTCACCTCTCCCGAGCGCGTCATCATCGCGATCGCCCGAGCGCTGGGGGTGCGGGATGCCGGGGGCGAGGGCTCGCTCGAGGATCGCGTCGTGACGGCCATCGGCGACCGGGACGTGCTGCTGGTCGTCGACAACATGGAGCACGTCCTCGCCGCCGCCGACCTGCTCGTGCGGCTCATCACGGAGGCGCCACGCCTGCAGCTGCTCGTGACGAGCCGCTCGCCGCTGCGGCTCCGGGCCGAGCGCGTGTACGAAGTCGGACCGCTCACCGTGCCGGCCGAAGGAGCGGCCGGGGCGGGAGCCGAGGCATCCGCCGTCCGGCTCTTCGAGGAGCGCGCGGCGGCGGTGCGTCCGGGATTCCGGGTGACGCCCGAGAACTCCGCCGCGGTCGCCGCGATCTGCCGCGCCGTGGACGGCGTGCCGCTCGCGATCGAGCTGGCGGCGGCGCGCGTGCGGTCGCTCTCGGTGGAGGAGATCCTCGAGAGGCTCGACTCGGCGCTCACGCTTCTCGTCGGCGGGGCGCGCGACCTGCCGCCGCGACAGCGTGCGCTGCGCAGCACGATGGAGTGGAGCTTCCAGCTGCTCGACGAGGACGCCCGAGCCGCTCTGCAGACGCTCTCGGCGTTCACGGGCAGCTTCTCGCTCGCCTCCGCCGAAGCCGTGCTCGAGACCGTCGGCGCGGCCGATCCGCTCTCGGCACTCGAGGCGCTCGTCGATGCGAGCCTCGTCGCCTCGTCCGACCGGCGGGGCACGACGGTCTTCCGGCTGCTGTCGCTCGTGCGCGCGTACGCGCACGAGACGATGACGCCGGAACACGCCGAGACGGTCGCCCGCGCCTGGATCGATCGTTATCGCGCTCTGGCGACGGATGCCGCGGCCGCCATCCGAGGGCACGATCAGGCCGAGTGGCTCGACCTCCTCGACGTCGAGACCGAGAACCTCGCCGGTGTCGCACGAGCCATGCTCGACCGCCGCGAGCTCGACGAGGCCGGTGCCTACCTGTGGTCGCTCTACCTGTACCTGTGGATCGGCGGCTACCTCGGCGTCGTGCTGGGGTGGACGACCGAGCTGCTGGCGATCGCGGAGCGCGAGCAGCGACCGCTCGCGATGCAGACCCGGGCCGTCGCCGAGTACTACACCAACGCGATCCGCTACTGGCAGGACCCCGCGTTCGACACGGCCCCGGGGATGACCCGCAGCCGCGACCTCTTCACGGAGGCGGGCGACGTGTTCGGCACGGCCCTCGCTCGGGTCTCGCTCGCATTGGCGCTGCTGACGGCGGCGGGCGGCGCCGACTTCGGGCGGGCGCGGTCGGAACTCGAGCAGAGCCTTGCGGAGTTCCGGTCGGCTTCGGACGCCTGGGGCCATGCGATGGCCCTCGTCATGCTGGGCCGCATCGACATGCTGCAGGGCGACCTCGCGGGGGCCCGCGAGCGCTTCGACGAGAGCCTGCGCCTCGCGTCGGCCCAGGGTGAGCGTCTCGGGATCGTGATCGCGATCAACCACCGCGGATGGTCGAGCTTCCTCGCGGGCGACCTCGAGGCAGCGCGCCGCGACTTCACCGACGGCATGGACATCTCGCTCGCTCTGCGCCATGACGAGAGCCTGGCCTACGGGCTCGAGTCCCTCGTGGCGCTCGCCGCGGCGGCGGGCGACGTGCGACGCGCCGGACTCCTGCTCGGGGCCGCCCAGACCGTCCGCCGGCGGAAGGGGTTCCTCAACCCGGGCGCCTTCGAGTTCTACATGGTGCCGGTCAAAGCGCTGCGCGACAGCGGTCACGGGGCAGAGCTCGACCGAGCCGTCGCGGAAGGTTCGGAGCTGTCGCTCGCAGAGGCGCTGGAGTACATCCGTGGCTGA
- a CDS encoding endonuclease/exonuclease/phosphatase family protein encodes MKLISYNLRKHRAAGELAALVERHAVDVLCLQECDTTDIPPAIEGLRLADSTQRNRLGLAVYYRENTYRPVEVRSMALKKSLHDRVLKPAEERMLGVRLHDIDNGHEFIVASFHAAPLTALNSLRRHQIRTALGELAELGPKLPIIMVGDYNYPVFKENLGQKVREQGYDLTLSDSRTYTRYRFFRGHYDFATSVGFSIDRVKTLPQGLSDHLPILVTAHPAAEAQAAAGAA; translated from the coding sequence CTGAAGCTCATCTCGTACAACCTTCGCAAGCACCGGGCCGCCGGAGAGCTGGCGGCGCTGGTCGAGCGCCACGCTGTGGACGTGCTGTGCCTCCAGGAGTGCGACACGACCGACATCCCGCCCGCGATCGAGGGGTTGCGCCTCGCGGACTCGACGCAGCGCAATCGGCTGGGGCTCGCCGTCTACTACCGCGAGAACACGTACCGCCCGGTCGAGGTCCGCTCGATGGCGCTCAAGAAGTCGCTGCACGACCGCGTGCTCAAGCCGGCCGAGGAGCGCATGCTCGGCGTGCGGCTGCACGACATCGACAACGGTCATGAGTTCATCGTCGCGTCGTTCCACGCGGCTCCGCTCACGGCGCTCAACTCGCTCCGCCGCCACCAGATCCGCACGGCCCTCGGCGAGCTCGCCGAGCTCGGACCGAAGCTGCCGATCATCATGGTCGGCGACTACAACTACCCCGTCTTCAAGGAGAACCTCGGCCAGAAGGTGCGGGAGCAGGGGTACGACCTCACCCTCAGCGATTCCCGCACCTACACGCGGTACCGCTTCTTCCGCGGTCACTACGATTTCGCGACCTCGGTGGGCTTCTCGATCGACAGGGTGAAGACCCTGCCGCAGGGGCTTTCGGACCATCTGCCGATCCTCGTGACGGCTCATCCCGCCGCCGAGGCGCAGGCCGCGGCCGGCGCGGCCTGA
- the glmM gene encoding phosphoglucosamine mutase, which yields MPLFGTDGVRGLANGPLTADLALTLAQATAVVLGQGRTAEARRAAGKRLTAVVARDPRISGEFLAAAVAAGLASSGVDVLEAGVLPTPATAYLIADTDADFGVVVSASHNPAPDNGIKIFARGGVKLPDIVEQRIESAMAAPKLQPTGAEVGRIRRFADAEDRYVVHLLASLPNRLDGIHVVLDCAHGAAAGVSPETFRDAGAQVTVIGADPDGLNINDGVGSTHLDQLARKVVEVGADLGIAHDGDADRCLAVDAAGKVVDGDQIMAILAVSMKERGHLVHDTLVATVMSNLGLHRAMADHGIRVEQTAVGDRYVLERMNEGGFALGGEQSGHVIMSEYATTGDGLLTGLHLVAEMARQGKTLAELASIMTVYPQVLVNVRGVDRSRANSDEVVLAAVDEVAAELGDSGRVLLRASGTEPLVRVMVEAADEAAAQTAAGRLADVVRDRLALEPAT from the coding sequence ATGCCGCTGTTCGGCACGGACGGGGTGCGGGGGCTCGCCAACGGCCCCCTCACCGCCGACCTCGCTCTCACCCTGGCCCAGGCGACCGCCGTCGTCCTGGGCCAGGGCCGTACGGCCGAGGCGCGTCGCGCCGCGGGCAAGCGCCTCACGGCCGTCGTCGCCCGCGACCCGCGCATCTCGGGCGAATTCCTCGCCGCCGCCGTCGCCGCGGGTCTCGCCTCGTCCGGCGTGGACGTGCTCGAAGCGGGCGTGCTGCCGACCCCGGCCACCGCTTACCTCATCGCCGACACCGACGCCGACTTCGGCGTGGTCGTCTCGGCGTCGCACAACCCCGCACCCGACAACGGCATCAAGATCTTCGCGCGCGGCGGGGTGAAGCTGCCCGACATCGTGGAGCAGCGCATCGAGTCCGCGATGGCCGCTCCGAAGCTCCAGCCGACCGGGGCGGAAGTGGGCCGCATCCGCCGGTTCGCCGACGCCGAGGACCGCTACGTCGTGCACCTGCTGGCATCCCTGCCGAACCGGCTCGACGGCATCCACGTCGTGCTCGATTGCGCGCACGGTGCCGCGGCCGGCGTCTCGCCCGAGACGTTCCGCGACGCGGGCGCACAGGTCACCGTCATCGGAGCCGACCCCGACGGCCTCAACATCAACGACGGCGTGGGCTCCACACACCTCGACCAGCTGGCACGCAAGGTCGTCGAGGTCGGAGCCGACCTCGGAATCGCGCACGACGGCGATGCGGACCGCTGCCTCGCCGTGGACGCGGCCGGGAAGGTCGTCGACGGCGACCAGATCATGGCCATCCTCGCCGTCTCGATGAAGGAGCGCGGCCACCTCGTTCACGACACGCTCGTCGCGACAGTCATGAGCAACCTGGGCCTCCATCGCGCGATGGCCGATCACGGCATCCGTGTGGAGCAGACGGCCGTGGGCGACCGGTACGTGCTCGAGCGCATGAACGAGGGCGGCTTCGCCCTCGGCGGCGAGCAGTCCGGTCACGTCATCATGAGCGAGTACGCCACGACCGGCGACGGCCTGCTGACGGGGCTGCACCTGGTGGCCGAGATGGCGCGGCAGGGGAAGACCCTCGCCGAGCTCGCGTCGATCATGACGGTCTACCCGCAGGTGCTCGTCAATGTCCGCGGCGTCGACCGCTCCCGCGCGAACAGCGACGAGGTCGTCCTCGCCGCCGTCGACGAGGTGGCGGCAGAGCTCGGCGACAGCGGTCGCGTCCTCCTGCGCGCGAGCGGCACGGAGCCGCTCGTGCGGGTCATGGTCGAGGCGGCCGACGAGGCGGCGGCCCAGACCGCGGCCGGACGCCTCGCCGACGTCGTCCGCGACCGGCTGGCCCTCGAGCCCGCGACCTGA
- a CDS encoding sugar transferase: MAILVSTTDEDVRDEPRQARAVAIPQAASSAAGWSRSYARALVVSDFAVIALALAVATIVGSQPYTLPLLHGGAAVSVWSVVGLIGVILLAALSMSGSRNARVVGVGTEEYRAILYSCFFSFASVALVAYLASLAGLHFILLVGLGSTAAGLLLTRWASRRWLVAQRREGRMSDRVLVVGSEASVAQTARDLQRTPAAGLRVVGACTPSGRIADYIPGTEIPVSGSVSNVIEALGRVQADTVLISSANELSARTVRELSWALEPGRQHLIVAPSLTDIGGPRLHTRPVAGLPLVHVETPRYGGGKLYGKRAFDVVASGLLILLLAPILAAIALAVKLTSPGGAFFRQQRIGLGGETFDMLKFRSMYTDAEERLRELAFEARDRGNDVMFKMKDDPRVTRAGKFLRRFSLDELPQLFNVFLGEMSLVGPRPPLEREVQQYSQSVHRRFLVKPGITGLWQVSGRSDLDWEETVRLDLFYVENWTMTGDLVILLKTVRAVIKSEGAY; encoded by the coding sequence ATGGCGATTCTTGTTTCGACGACTGACGAGGACGTACGCGACGAGCCCCGGCAGGCGAGGGCGGTCGCGATCCCGCAGGCGGCGAGCTCGGCGGCCGGGTGGTCCCGGTCCTACGCCCGCGCCCTGGTGGTGAGCGACTTCGCCGTGATCGCCTTGGCGCTCGCCGTCGCGACGATCGTGGGCTCGCAGCCCTACACGCTTCCGCTCCTGCACGGCGGCGCGGCGGTGTCGGTCTGGAGCGTCGTCGGTCTCATCGGCGTCATCCTGCTCGCCGCGCTGTCGATGAGCGGCAGCCGAAACGCGCGGGTCGTCGGGGTCGGGACCGAGGAGTACCGGGCGATCCTGTACTCCTGTTTTTTCTCGTTCGCCTCGGTCGCGCTCGTGGCGTATCTCGCGAGCCTCGCCGGCCTGCACTTCATCCTGCTCGTCGGCCTCGGGTCGACGGCCGCGGGGCTGCTGCTGACGCGCTGGGCGTCGCGCCGGTGGCTCGTCGCGCAGCGGCGTGAGGGACGGATGTCGGATCGCGTCCTGGTCGTCGGGTCCGAGGCATCCGTCGCCCAGACCGCCCGAGATCTGCAGCGCACGCCCGCCGCAGGACTGCGCGTCGTCGGAGCCTGCACGCCCAGCGGCCGCATCGCCGACTACATCCCGGGGACGGAGATCCCCGTGTCGGGATCGGTGTCGAACGTCATCGAGGCGCTCGGTCGCGTCCAGGCCGACACCGTCCTCATCTCCAGCGCCAACGAGCTCAGCGCCCGTACGGTGCGCGAGCTCAGCTGGGCCCTGGAGCCCGGGCGCCAGCACCTGATCGTCGCGCCGAGCCTCACCGACATCGGCGGTCCCCGGCTGCACACGCGGCCGGTCGCGGGGCTCCCGCTCGTGCACGTCGAGACGCCTCGCTACGGCGGCGGCAAGCTCTACGGCAAGCGAGCCTTCGACGTGGTCGCCTCCGGCCTGCTCATCCTGCTGCTCGCGCCGATCCTCGCCGCGATCGCCCTGGCCGTGAAGCTCACGAGCCCCGGCGGGGCGTTCTTCCGGCAGCAGCGGATCGGACTCGGCGGCGAGACGTTCGACATGCTGAAGTTCCGGTCGATGTACACCGATGCCGAGGAGCGGCTCCGCGAACTCGCCTTCGAGGCTCGGGACCGAGGCAACGACGTCATGTTCAAGATGAAGGACGACCCCCGGGTGACCCGTGCGGGCAAGTTCCTGCGTCGCTTCAGCCTCGACGAGCTGCCGCAGCTGTTCAACGTGTTCCTCGGCGAGATGTCGCTCGTGGGCCCCCGCCCGCCGCTCGAGCGCGAGGTGCAGCAGTACTCCCAGTCGGTGCACCGCCGGTTCCTGGTCAAGCCCGGCATCACGGGCCTCTGGCAGGTGAGCGGCCGCAGCGACCTCGACTGGGAGGAGACGGTCCGCCTGGACCTCTTCTACGTCGAGAACTGGACGATGACGGGCGACCTCGTGATCCTGCTCAAGACCGTCCGGGCCGTCATCAAGAGCGAAGGCGCTTACTGA
- the rpsI gene encoding 30S ribosomal protein S9: protein MAKIQDSIETPESYSTETPVDQEVVAAERPVLSVPGAAVGRRKQAIARVRLVPGSGTITINGRTFEDYFPNKLHQQLVTDPFTVLNLTGAYDVIARISGGGPSGQAGALRLGIARALNEIDVENNRPTLKKAGFLSRDARVKERKKAGLKKARKAPQYSKR, encoded by the coding sequence GTGGCGAAGATCCAGGATTCCATCGAAACCCCCGAAAGCTACTCGACCGAGACGCCGGTCGACCAGGAGGTCGTGGCCGCCGAGCGCCCCGTGCTCTCGGTTCCCGGCGCGGCCGTGGGCCGTCGCAAGCAGGCGATCGCGCGCGTGCGCCTCGTCCCCGGCTCGGGCACCATCACCATCAACGGCCGCACGTTCGAGGACTACTTCCCGAACAAGCTGCACCAGCAGCTCGTGACCGACCCCTTCACGGTGCTCAACCTGACCGGCGCGTACGACGTCATCGCGCGCATCTCGGGCGGTGGCCCCTCGGGCCAGGCCGGCGCGCTGCGCCTCGGCATCGCTCGTGCGCTCAACGAGATCGACGTCGAGAACAACCGCCCGACGCTCAAGAAGGCCGGGTTCCTCTCGCGTGACGCTCGCGTCAAGGAGCGCAAGAAGGCCGGTCTCAAGAAGGCCCGCAAGGCGCCTCAGTACTCGAAGCGCTAA
- a CDS encoding GDSL-type esterase/lipase family protein, with the protein MSLSSYTSSRAPRIGVLGAAALVVAGLLTAPTAATAVPAPPRIMAALGDSITRAPLADGPTAGTGINSWSTGTTPSVESHRARLTALGGSPVTAYNVAVAGTTSSDLTRQAALAVGYRAEYVTILSGANNVCKATSVASLPAVDEFRTDVASALKTLATGVPSAEVLLLSVPSLQAVLDAGKSSRSAVSAWGTLGTCPIMLADPLSQAESAVQRRSAVETRIREMNAALATVCASYATCTYDGGAVYGNHPALADLSPVDYFHPSLSGQARIATITWAEVLDNHLFTDAPAPTQPTPEAPQPAPAPEPAAPQPPSSGSPSTARWTIDETSSKLAFAGSWRATRSTRDSGGSVSFSASKGSSFSLTFTGTRVSVVARRTPSSGISDVSIDGVPVGRIDGYAADTEYQSTVFASETLPLGEHTITVTVSGSRAAASTGHNLIVDALIVEVPQ; encoded by the coding sequence ATGTCTCTCTCGTCATACACCTCGTCTCGCGCGCCCCGAATCGGGGTGCTGGGCGCTGCCGCCCTCGTCGTCGCAGGCCTCCTGACTGCACCGACTGCCGCCACGGCAGTCCCTGCACCACCCCGCATCATGGCCGCGCTGGGCGATTCGATCACTCGGGCACCGCTCGCTGACGGTCCCACGGCAGGGACGGGCATCAACAGCTGGTCCACCGGCACGACCCCGTCAGTCGAGTCGCATCGCGCGCGCCTCACCGCACTCGGGGGCAGTCCTGTGACGGCGTACAACGTCGCGGTCGCGGGGACGACATCGTCGGATCTCACGCGGCAGGCGGCTCTCGCCGTCGGATACCGTGCGGAGTATGTGACGATCCTGTCCGGGGCGAACAACGTCTGCAAAGCGACGAGTGTCGCATCACTCCCGGCCGTCGACGAGTTCCGCACCGATGTCGCGTCGGCTCTGAAGACGCTCGCGACCGGTGTCCCGAGCGCGGAGGTGCTGCTTCTGTCGGTGCCGAGCCTTCAGGCGGTGCTCGATGCCGGCAAGTCATCGCGGTCCGCGGTCAGCGCGTGGGGAACGCTCGGCACCTGCCCCATCATGCTGGCCGATCCCCTCTCGCAGGCTGAGTCGGCCGTGCAGCGACGGTCGGCCGTGGAGACGCGCATCCGCGAGATGAACGCGGCACTCGCGACGGTGTGCGCCTCCTATGCGACGTGCACCTACGACGGAGGCGCCGTGTACGGAAATCACCCCGCGCTCGCGGATCTCTCACCGGTGGACTACTTCCACCCGTCGCTCTCAGGACAGGCGCGCATCGCGACGATCACGTGGGCCGAGGTGCTCGACAACCACCTCTTCACCGACGCGCCCGCGCCCACCCAGCCCACGCCCGAGGCGCCTCAGCCGGCGCCGGCTCCCGAGCCCGCAGCACCACAGCCCCCGTCGTCCGGGTCTCCTTCGACGGCCAGGTGGACGATCGACGAGACCTCGTCGAAGCTCGCATTCGCGGGGTCATGGCGTGCGACCCGCTCCACCCGCGACTCGGGCGGGTCGGTCTCGTTCAGCGCCTCCAAGGGGTCGTCGTTCTCGCTGACATTCACCGGGACGCGTGTCAGTGTCGTGGCGCGTCGCACGCCGAGTTCCGGCATCAGCGACGTCTCGATCGACGGAGTCCCGGTGGGACGTATCGACGGCTACGCCGCGGACACGGAGTATCAGAGCACCGTTTTCGCGAGCGAAACGCTGCCCCTCGGCGAGCACACCATCACGGTGACGGTCTCGGGCAGTCGGGCCGCTGCGTCCACGGGCCACAACCTGATCGTCGACGCGCTGATCGTCGAGGTGCCGCAGTAG
- the rplM gene encoding 50S ribosomal protein L13, producing the protein MTRTYTPKAGEVQREWLVIDATDVVLGRLASHAAVLLRGKHKPTFANHVDTGDFVIIINADKVALTGQKLEQKKAYRHSGYPGGLKSVTYSELLEKNPVRAVEKAVRGMLPKNSLGAQQLSKLKVYRGAEHPHAAQQPKTYTFDQVAQ; encoded by the coding sequence GTGACGCGCACTTACACCCCCAAGGCTGGCGAGGTCCAGCGCGAGTGGCTGGTCATCGACGCGACCGACGTCGTTCTCGGCCGTCTCGCCTCGCACGCCGCCGTCCTCCTTCGCGGCAAGCACAAGCCCACCTTCGCGAACCACGTCGACACCGGTGACTTCGTCATCATCATCAACGCCGACAAGGTGGCCCTCACCGGCCAGAAGCTCGAGCAGAAGAAGGCCTACCGCCACTCGGGCTACCCCGGTGGCCTCAAGTCGGTGACCTACTCCGAGCTCCTCGAGAAGAACCCGGTTCGCGCCGTCGAGAAGGCCGTCCGCGGCATGCTCCCCAAGAACAGCCTGGGCGCCCAGCAGCTGTCGAAGCTGAAGGTCTACCGCGGTGCCGAGCACCCGCACGCCGCTCAGCAGCCCAAGACGTACACCTTCGACCAGGTCGCCCAGTAA
- the galU gene encoding UTP--glucose-1-phosphate uridylyltransferase GalU, producing the protein MSETAIKAVIPAAGLGTRFLPATKAMPKEMLPVVDKPAIQYVVEEAVAAGIDDVLVIIGRNKNALANHFDRVTELEHTLEQKGDRSKLERVMHPSSLADIHFVRQGDPKGLGHAVLRSRKHVGNETFAVLLGDDLIDARDPLLSRMIEVSQSQSATVIALMEVEPSQIHLYGCAAVEKTGEGDVVRVTGLVEKPSAAEAPSNLAIIGRYVLKPEIFDVLETTAPGKGGEIQLTDALQALAADDEIAGPVLGVVFTGRRYDTGDRLDYLKSSIQLALDREDLGPELASWIVELAPTLEPTLEPTA; encoded by the coding sequence ATGAGTGAAACCGCGATCAAGGCCGTCATCCCCGCAGCGGGTCTGGGGACCCGCTTCCTCCCGGCGACCAAGGCCATGCCGAAGGAGATGCTCCCCGTCGTCGACAAGCCGGCGATCCAGTACGTCGTCGAAGAGGCCGTCGCCGCGGGCATCGACGACGTCCTCGTCATCATCGGGCGCAACAAGAACGCGCTCGCCAACCACTTCGACCGCGTCACCGAGCTCGAGCACACGCTCGAGCAGAAGGGCGACCGCAGCAAGCTCGAGCGCGTCATGCACCCGAGCTCCCTCGCCGACATCCACTTCGTGCGCCAAGGCGACCCCAAGGGCCTTGGACACGCGGTCCTGCGTTCACGAAAGCACGTCGGCAACGAGACGTTCGCGGTCCTCCTCGGCGACGACCTCATCGACGCACGGGATCCGCTCCTCTCCCGCATGATCGAGGTGTCGCAGTCCCAGTCGGCCACCGTCATCGCGCTGATGGAGGTCGAGCCCTCGCAGATCCACCTCTACGGGTGCGCCGCCGTCGAGAAGACCGGTGAGGGCGACGTCGTGCGGGTGACCGGCCTCGTCGAGAAGCCGTCGGCCGCCGAAGCGCCGTCGAACCTCGCGATCATCGGGCGCTACGTCCTCAAGCCGGAGATCTTCGACGTGCTCGAGACGACGGCCCCCGGCAAGGGCGGCGAGATCCAGCTGACCGACGCGCTCCAGGCGCTCGCGGCGGACGACGAGATCGCGGGACCCGTCCTCGGGGTGGTCTTCACCGGGCGCCGGTACGACACCGGCGACCGGCTCGACTACCTCAAGTCCAGCATCCAGCTCGCCCTCGACCGTGAGGACCTCGGACCCGAGCTCGCCTCGTGGATCGTGGAACTCGCACCGACGCTCGAGCCCACGCTCGAACCCACCGCCTGA